A single window of Undibacterium sp. 5I1 DNA harbors:
- a CDS encoding response regulator, whose amino-acid sequence MNDYSCTTENSSDTYRLDDTNIEAHSSLIYVFGADKEASQQLTLSLAIYNHEVIDFSDLDELRAAVLIRTPHALVLDIDSNKGQESKLAFANSALTSFPVIYISGKDNFTERLAAVREGAVGYFIKPLDIEALSTRLDEKIAKNEVMAYRILVVDDDEILAEYYEAVLSSAGMHVKSIYDPSSILDAIKKFKPELIITDLNMPTCTGIEMSKIIRQNNRFVDIPIVFLSSETEREKQISAIATGADDFLNKPINPEDLISAVANRAERYRSLRNRH is encoded by the coding sequence ATGAACGATTATTCCTGCACCACTGAAAACTCAAGCGACACCTACCGCTTAGACGATACAAATATAGAAGCTCACAGTAGTCTGATTTACGTGTTTGGTGCTGATAAAGAGGCCTCTCAGCAATTAACACTATCCTTAGCTATTTATAACCACGAGGTCATTGACTTTAGCGACTTGGACGAATTACGCGCGGCGGTGCTCATTCGTACTCCACATGCTTTAGTACTCGATATTGATTCGAACAAAGGACAGGAATCCAAGCTAGCTTTTGCAAACTCTGCTCTGACCTCATTCCCTGTAATCTACATCTCCGGCAAAGATAACTTTACCGAGCGTCTCGCAGCCGTCAGAGAAGGCGCTGTTGGATACTTCATCAAACCTCTGGATATTGAGGCATTGAGTACAAGATTAGACGAAAAAATTGCAAAAAATGAGGTTATGGCATATCGGATTCTTGTCGTTGATGATGATGAAATCCTAGCTGAATACTACGAAGCCGTATTGAGCAGTGCTGGGATGCACGTGAAGTCAATTTATGATCCATCGTCAATACTCGATGCAATCAAAAAGTTCAAACCTGAGTTGATTATCACAGATCTGAACATGCCAACGTGTACAGGCATAGAGATGTCAAAAATCATCCGTCAGAACAATCGTTTTGTAGACATACCAATTGTATTTCTATCCTCAGAAACCGAGCGTGAGAAGCAAATAAGTGCTATTGCGACCGGTGCCGATGATTTTTTAAACAAACCAATTAATCCTGAAGATCTGATTTCCGCGGTAGCCAACCGCGCAGAGCGCTATCGAAGCCTACGAAATAGGCATTAA
- a CDS encoding Lrp/AsnC family transcriptional regulator, with product MDNYDRSILKHLQDDGRMSNLQLAENIHLSAPQTLRRVRALEEKRVIRGYVAQVSAEAIGLGVIAFVSLSLDREQFRNVREVERNIMAFPDIIECHTITGDFDYILKVVAPDLKSLSQFLTDRLMQVPGVASLRSMICMEEIKPVSSLPIA from the coding sequence GTGGATAACTATGATCGCAGTATTTTGAAACATCTGCAGGACGATGGCCGGATGAGCAATTTGCAGTTGGCAGAGAACATCCATTTATCCGCCCCGCAGACCCTGCGACGGGTACGGGCATTAGAGGAAAAACGCGTGATTCGCGGTTATGTCGCCCAGGTTTCTGCTGAGGCAATCGGTTTGGGTGTGATCGCGTTTGTGAGTTTGTCGCTGGACAGGGAGCAGTTTCGCAATGTGCGTGAGGTCGAGCGCAATATCATGGCCTTCCCTGACATTATTGAATGCCATACGATTACGGGCGATTTTGATTACATTTTGAAAGTCGTCGCCCCAGACCTGAAAAGCCTGTCGCAGTTTTTAACCGACAGATTGATGCAAGTACCGGGCGTTGCATCTTTGCGCTCCATGATTTGTATGGAAGAGATTAAGCCAGTCAGTAGCTTGCCGATTGCTTAA